ATCAACAATCTATACTACTTATCATGTCATCGAATATTTTAGAACAGTCATTAGACGATATAATTGgtgaaaaacaacaacaccaacatCAAAGGAAATTTATTCCTAGTCGTAGAAGAGGAAATCCAAATTTCCGTCGTGGTGGTGCATCCAGTAGAGGTAATCGTCATCATCCTTATCGATCAAATCCTTCAAATAGAAGAGACACTGATTCATATATTCCTAGACCTAGctctttttcatcatcatcatcagtaCCAAAACAAGTATTAATATTAGCTAATGGTCGCCCAACATTACGGATTAAAAACATTCATCCTGAATTAAATGGTGaagatttatcaaatttattttcaagtATATCACCAGTTGATTTtgttaaatttgatgatgataatgatactATTGCATATATTTGTTTCCAAAATGATTGTGAAAGAAGTAATCTGGaagcaattgaaaaatttgatggGAAAAAAGCTATGGGTAAAttacttgttgttgaaaatacCACCAGTTTATTAGATAGAATTGATACTcgaaatttgaataatagAATAAAAATTGGATCGTCGTTGTCTAATAGTTCTTATTCTCATCCTAGAGGAATTAGTTCAGGTAGACGTCCTccaagagaaagaaaaattggtgGTAGGTCTGCTAGACCCGCTAAAAAGACAGCAGAAGATTTAgataaagaattggaaaattatATGcatgaaacaacaacaacaacagaacCATCACTGGAACATACCACTGAACAAGTTGTTACATCCACAAATGATGAAATGACTCTTGATTAAAAGACATAACTATTCATTGATTTGTATAAATGAATTTAgttatttttgttaatgcaattgaattaatatattataaaatGCTAAATAATTATACAAACAAACAGACTCTAAAAATATGTCTAAATTATacttgtaaaaaaaaaaaaaaacaaatatagTATTAGTAGTAacactaataataaatgtatcattatatttatttctttgatttatCCCATTCCTTGAGTCAATTCAACCATTGAAACATAAAGTCTTCTGGTTTTCTTTCTAAATGTTTTACCATAATATAAGAATGGGAAAACCAAGGCAATTGTagcaaaatcaataattgataaggCAATATAAGTATTTTGTGTTCCTGATCCATCTAACCAATAAGAACAAGCAAACGTGAAAACACAAGCCAaagtattattaataatacttACACCAACCATACCTTGAATGACAATATCAGGATAAGCATCCATTAAATAAGACATTGAAGTATCACCAATTGAACCCCACccaaaaccaataaaacCTAATCCAACATAAATGACTTGCCAAGGCCATTCTCTGGCAGCTCCAACACCAAACATAATTAATCCCACTGGTGAAATGATTAATGTAATCACCAATAAATATAGTCTATATTCAGCTTCCATAACTCCATTATTCCGTTTAGCTAACCATATGACATGATAATCAGAAAATAATCCTGATACAATACATCCAATTACGGCACCAATTAATGTAGCTACATTCATAATTGCTACTCCAGCAGTAGATTTATTCCATGGAGGATTATAAAAATAAGTATCTTGAGtagttaaaaaaaatgtcaTATAAGTATCTTGTAACCCCCATAATAATCCTGAAAACCAAACTGCTGGTAATgtaaaaattttgaaataaataataaatctttctaaatattgttttaaaCCTAATCCTTGTAAATAAGGTGCTGGAGTAATAATAGCAATTCTTTGCCAATaagattttttcttttcaattaaagTTTCTGGATCAATAGGGACGACAACAGCAACATTATCTTGATGgtcattattgttattggtgATAATTTCATGAGATAATTCTTGTTCCattgaatttttcttttcctgAGGAGTAGTATTATCTAGGTTTTTatctgatgatgatggatCAGAAATTTGGGTGAAATTTTCTGATTCTAATATTTTAGTATATAATTGACGATCAAATACTGTTTCTTCACAACCGAAAATGATTACTATTAAAGTGGCACCACATATAATGGCACCCCACCAACCAACCCATCGGAAAGTTTGTGCTTGAGCAATATATTGAGCAATCAATGGACCCAAAAATGTACCAATGGAAGTAGCagaaatataaattgtCAATACGGTACCTAATTGATGAGAAAAATATAGATCGGTTAATGATTGTTGTACTTGAGCTTCAGCACAAGCTTCACTCATCCCCACAAATGCTTGTGACCAAATAGTATCAGCAGTTCTTTTAGAAAGAGCAAACCATATACAACCTAAAGTCCCGGctaataaacaaataatataaGTTATTCTTCGACCATATAATGAAGATGCTGGAGCGAAAAACATACATGACCatccaataaatataaataatactCCAGCACCAGTATTCATAGAATCATAGGAAATCCCATATATTTCATTCAATGAATCTTGAGTAGCACCAGCATCATTTGAAGTTGCCGCAGTTAATGCCGttataaatgataataatatcaattgagCAAATTTACGTATTGGTGACCAATTTAATGGATCATTAGGTGATGATGTTGGTTGAGGCATTAATACTAACCCAGTTTTCGGGTCACgttttaatgatttattggtagttattgaagatgattcATCAGTAGTGGCTTTACCAGTTAAAATATTGGTAGTACCAGgaataaaattttcatcataATATTCTTGAGGAGCAGTAGTATCAAAAGTCATTTCGAAAAAATAGAAACCTAGTAAAAATGAtgttttttgattttggggggtttatttttttaaaaaaaatgaattaactGTTGGTATTCTAGTTGGGATGGGTAAAAAAGGgcaaacaaaaacaaacaaacaaacaagtactgattatatatatatatatatattccaCTAGATTTATGATTATAATTgtaaatgaaaaatcttAGTATGAAAAATAAAGCTATTATTAAGTTATGTCAGCAAGCCATCATCGTGTGACTATAAAGGGTAAATATCTATTATATGAAGATGCCAAATAAATAGTAAGTAAATAGTGTAtgcaaaaattgattagtAGCCCTTATTGTAATAATCTTAAGTTAGTTTCTGGAACCCACCCCTGTTAATCTTtaagttattattattgtagTCAATAtagaattgattaaaataagaaagaaagggaagaaaagaagaagtttAGAAAGTTTATTTGGGAGAaggaatttgaaaaaaattttttttttttttttcactcaCTTCACTCTCATTGATCTTTTGacatattataataatacttgTGCCGAACACCTAAATATAGCACTaccaaatgaaataaaattaattaattgtcAAAAAgcaatttaaaaaaaagataagCAATTTTAGAACACAgagaaacaaacaaacatctaatctttatttttaaaagaaattgattggCTAATGATCTATCTGTGTATGGTATTGTTCCGTCCTCATGTCATCTCTTCTCTTCTCTtctcaattgaatttttagcCTCACCCATTTCTATTCCACACACCACACGCCTCATTCATTAATACGAATTAACTTAATGAAGATTACAGGGAAAATTTCTGTTTTGGCCCCcccatttttcatttcacACGACCCAACCTTCCCCCTTCGGAAacccttttcttttcattgaAGTATTATTTAGCCAACTTTTAAATtacattaatattattattgatattatttattattatttattattaatcaacAGTTAAATACTTCTAGAATATTGTCTCTAAactaataaaaagaaaaaaaaaaaaaaaaaaaagaaaaactaaCCATGCACAACACAACACACCCATATAGACTTACTTTAAACAAtggaattgaaatattacttcttttttttttttttcatgtAATCTCTATGCAAATCCTGTATCCAGTGTCTCTGGTttatgatgttgatgtttttgttgttgttgctttttccattctaataatggagccaattcttcaattttccCTGATTTATGTTGAATAAATGAATgttctaataattcatcaGTACTAGCTCGATATCTAACATCAACACAAAgacaaattgataaaaatttcttaattgaattagataataattctggttttttcaattttggtgTACCATTAGTAGCTATAAGATATAATGCTTTTAATGGTTCTTCATTTAAATATGGTGGTTCTCCTTCAATCATTTCAATAGTCATAATACCTAATGACCAAACATCAACTTTTTCATcatattctttttgtttaacCACTTCAGGGGCCATCCAATATGGCGTCCCCACCATAGTGGCACgtttatttctttgatCAGTTAATTTGGCAcaaaatccaaaatcaGTAATCTTGACATTACCATAAGCATCTAATAAAACATTATCGGATTTAATATCACGATGAATAATATGTTTCTTATGTAAATGTTGTAACCCCTTTAAGGTTTCAAAACAAATGGTGgcaatttgtttttcattcaatttaaaatcattattttcaatgatttctGTTAATGATCCACCTTGCATATATTCCATAATTACCcataattcattatcaccaattaaatatgaatccaaaaaattaacaatatttttatgTTGACTATCTTTCATAAccaaaatttcattaataattaattccTTACGTGGTTGAGCATCAAGATCCATTTGTTTTATGGCAATCTTACGATTATTATCTTTTATCATTTCCGCTAAATAAACATTACCACTAGCTCCTTGACCAgctttttcaacaattctaAATAAAGGTTTAGGATCTTGATTATTAACCactgttttcaatttag
This is a stretch of genomic DNA from Candida dubliniensis CD36 chromosome 1, complete sequence. It encodes these proteins:
- a CDS encoding RNA-binding protein, putative (Similar to C. albicans YRA1) — its product is MSSNILEQSLDDIIGEKQQHQHQRKFIPSRRRGNPNFRRGGASSRGNRHHPYRSNPSNRRDTDSYIPRPSSFSSSSSVPKQVLILANGRPTLRIKNIHPELNGEDLSNLFSSISPVDFVKFDDDNDTIAYICFQNDCERSNSEAIEKFDGKKAMGKLLVVENTTSLLDRIDTRNLNNRIKIGSSLSNSSYSHPRGISSGRRPPRERKIGGRSARPAKKTAEDLDKELENYMHETTTTTEPSSEHTTEQVVTSTNDEMTLD
- a CDS encoding ion transporter, putative (Similar to C. albicans HOL1); translated protein: MTFDTTAPQEYYDENFIPGTTNILTGKATTDESSSITTNKSLKRDPKTGLVLMPQPTSSPNDPLNWSPIRKFAQLILLSFITALTAATSNDAGATQDSLNEIYGISYDSMNTGAGVLFIFIGWSCMFFAPASSLYGRRITYIICLLAGTLGCIWFALSKRTADTIWSQAFVGMSEACAEAQVQQSLTDLYFSHQLGTVLTIYISATSIGTFLGPLIAQYIAQAQTFRWVGWWGAIICGATLIVIIFGCEETVFDRQLYTKILESENFTQISDPSSSDKNLDNTTPQEKKNSMEQELSHEIITNNNNDHQDNVAVVVPIDPETLIEKKKSYWQRIAIITPAPYLQGLGLKQYLERFIIYFKIFTLPAVWFSGLLWGLQDTYMTFFLTTQDTYFYNPPWNKSTAGVAIMNVATLIGAVIGCIVSGLFSDYHVIWLAKRNNGVMEAEYRLYLLVITLIISPVGLIMFGVGAAREWPWQVIYVGLGFIGFGWGSIGDTSMSYLMDAYPDIVIQGMVGVSIINNTLACVFTFACSYWLDGSGTQNTYIALSIIDFATIALVFPFLYYGKTFRKKTRRLYVSMVELTQGMG